One region of Vibrio cidicii genomic DNA includes:
- a CDS encoding energy transducer TonB — translation MNIVNLPRYVFAGMASLVLHAAILFVADEKQAFAATAGNQSSSVAVNLVAVKPQPPAAKVEPQHPPVEKKPVIEEAKKPQPAPIQREKVHKPVKKEAIKPPAETQPVKTKQTPTVATDKAETQAEQTEVPPKKEKQTVAEDPQPSSKPTPAQSAQGASSLPVLVDRPSYLERPVPPKYPRLAQKRGIEGTAMVEIWLDEKGEQIKSVLIASSGTEMLDNAALKATKAWRFSPHVENGRRMPSRIRVPVRFSLD, via the coding sequence ATGAACATTGTGAATTTACCTAGATATGTCTTCGCAGGAATGGCGTCTCTCGTGCTGCACGCTGCCATACTTTTTGTTGCAGATGAGAAGCAAGCCTTTGCTGCAACCGCTGGAAATCAATCGTCTTCCGTGGCGGTGAATCTTGTTGCGGTTAAGCCTCAGCCACCGGCAGCAAAAGTTGAGCCGCAACATCCACCCGTCGAAAAAAAACCAGTGATCGAAGAGGCAAAAAAGCCTCAGCCAGCACCCATTCAACGAGAAAAAGTGCACAAGCCAGTCAAGAAAGAGGCTATCAAACCGCCAGCAGAAACGCAGCCTGTCAAAACAAAACAGACGCCAACAGTGGCAACGGACAAGGCTGAAACTCAAGCAGAGCAGACAGAAGTACCGCCCAAAAAAGAAAAGCAAACCGTGGCTGAAGATCCACAACCGAGCAGTAAACCGACACCAGCGCAGAGCGCGCAAGGAGCGAGCAGTTTACCGGTACTGGTCGACAGACCAAGTTATCTCGAAAGGCCCGTGCCACCGAAGTATCCTCGTCTTGCACAAAAAAGAGGCATCGAAGGCACCGCGATGGTTGAGATTTGGCTCGATGAAAAAGGCGAGCAGATCAAATCGGTGCTGATCGCCTCCAGCGGCACAGAGATGCTAGATAACGCCGCGTTAAAAGCGACCAAAGCGTGGCGCTTCTCTCCACACGTTGAGAACGGCAGAAGAATGCCTTCTCGCATCAGAGTTCCCGTTCGTTTTTCATTGGATTAA
- a CDS encoding biopolymer transporter ExbD produces MIKAPPPDNSHGLTPDLTPLLDIIFIVMVFLMLTAAVKLDSIDVDLPSSDSNAVAPVEKQSLTINILADEPHWAINGQRYIDWDNFTLALIEESKNSDKPVVIGADKTADIQHLVRLLGFLQESGIKATQLLTEPPQ; encoded by the coding sequence ATGATCAAAGCGCCGCCACCCGACAACTCGCATGGCTTGACGCCCGATCTCACTCCGCTGCTCGACATCATCTTCATTGTGATGGTGTTTTTGATGCTAACCGCGGCTGTCAAGCTCGATTCCATTGATGTTGACTTGCCGAGCAGCGATTCCAACGCCGTCGCGCCAGTCGAAAAGCAGTCGTTGACCATCAATATTCTAGCTGACGAGCCACACTGGGCGATCAATGGCCAACGTTACATCGATTGGGACAACTTTACGCTCGCTTTAATTGAAGAAAGCAAAAACTCAGACAAACCCGTGGTGATTGGCGCAGATAAAACCGCCGACATTCAACATCTGGTGAGGCTGCTCGGATTTCTTCAAGAGAGCGGCATTAAAGCAACACAGCTTCTTACCGAACCACCGCAATAA
- a CDS encoding MotA/TolQ/ExbB proton channel family protein, with the protein MQHIHELQSQLGLMAWPLIICSTVMVMILIERSIQVVLSLGVGKRAIRRELHTISPTNNLHIEQLAERLALKRPLLYKGVAMLLAHHAFAKSLREDAAGMWLQEKRHQLHSGLRLLTLIGVLSPLIGLLGTVLGLIEMFKGVAASSGNITPNDLADGLGLAMRTTAAGLLIALPAIAGAQLLGLWADRVMAKLEHTLNYVNLWLEGVAVQHVSPQGLRTATELTTELK; encoded by the coding sequence ATGCAACATATACATGAACTACAGAGCCAACTTGGGCTAATGGCTTGGCCGCTAATCATTTGTTCCACCGTGATGGTGATGATCCTTATCGAGCGTTCCATTCAAGTCGTGCTGAGTCTTGGGGTTGGCAAACGTGCCATTCGCCGTGAGTTGCACACTATTTCGCCCACCAATAACCTGCACATTGAACAGTTGGCCGAACGCCTAGCATTGAAGCGTCCACTGCTTTACAAAGGGGTCGCCATGTTACTGGCGCATCACGCGTTTGCGAAATCCTTACGAGAAGATGCCGCTGGAATGTGGCTACAAGAAAAACGCCATCAACTTCACTCTGGCTTACGCTTGCTCACTCTGATCGGCGTGCTCAGCCCTTTAATTGGCCTGCTCGGCACCGTACTGGGGTTGATTGAGATGTTTAAAGGCGTCGCTGCTTCCAGCGGTAATATCACTCCCAACGATCTCGCCGATGGTCTTGGCCTCGCAATGCGCACCACCGCTGCTGGCCTATTGATTGCCCTGCCCGCAATTGCAGGGGCGCAGCTACTTGGGCTTTGGGCAGATAGAGTGATGGCGAAACTGGAGCACACGCTCAACTACGTCAACTTGTGGCTGGAAGGCGTTGCCGTACAGCACGTTTCTCCACAGGGTCTGCGCACAGCAACCGAACTGACGACGGAGCTGAAATGA